Proteins encoded in a region of the Streptomyces sp. NBC_01471 genome:
- a CDS encoding DUF3303 family protein, with the protein MRVMLRARMDTQVTNEAVKNGTLPKIMQALADRLKPEAAYFGPIKGGRACTFVFDMQDSSLLPAIVEPLFQTLGAEIEIQPVMNTEDMQKGMAALKQG; encoded by the coding sequence ATGAGGGTCATGCTGCGAGCGCGCATGGACACGCAGGTCACGAACGAGGCGGTCAAGAACGGCACCCTGCCGAAGATCATGCAGGCCCTGGCGGACCGGCTCAAGCCGGAGGCGGCCTACTTCGGCCCCATCAAGGGCGGGCGGGCCTGCACCTTCGTCTTCGACATGCAGGACAGTTCACTGCTGCCCGCCATCGTGGAGCCGCTCTTCCAGACGCTCGGCGCGGAGATCGAGATCCAGCCCGTGATGAACACCGAGGACATGCAGAAGGGCATGGCCGCGCTGAAGCAGGGCTGA
- a CDS encoding YbjN domain-containing protein, translating into MTIDPSSIPNFGGQPDPQDSGPAGPVVPDQDLVKQLLEQMELKYVLDDEGDLAAPWEEFRTYFMFRGEDDQQVFSVRTFYDRPHGIEEKVQLLELIDDWNRRTLWPKVYTHTHDDGSVRLIGEAQMLIGTGVALEHFVSSTVSWVRASIEFDKWLVDQLGLEQDLESGKGDDQPGDDA; encoded by the coding sequence ATGACCATCGACCCGTCCTCCATTCCGAACTTCGGGGGCCAGCCCGATCCGCAGGATTCAGGACCGGCGGGCCCCGTCGTTCCCGACCAGGATCTGGTCAAGCAGCTCCTCGAACAGATGGAGCTGAAGTACGTCCTGGACGACGAGGGTGACCTCGCCGCGCCGTGGGAGGAATTCCGCACGTACTTCATGTTCCGCGGTGAGGACGACCAGCAGGTCTTCTCGGTGCGGACGTTCTACGACCGCCCGCACGGCATCGAGGAGAAGGTCCAGCTCCTTGAGCTGATCGACGACTGGAACCGCCGCACACTGTGGCCCAAGGTCTACACGCACACCCACGACGACGGCAGCGTCCGGCTCATCGGTGAGGCGCAGATGCTCATCGGCACCGGCGTGGCCCTGGAGCACTTCGTGTCGTCCACGGTCAGCTGGGTCCGCGCCTCGATCGAGTTCGACAAGTGGCTCGTCGACCAGCTCGGTCTGGAGCAGGACCTGGAGTCCGGCAAGGGCGACGACCAGCCGGGCGACGACGCCTGA
- a CDS encoding pyridoxal phosphate-dependent aminotransferase has product MTTTGSSTGHLGGRPLLNRRLDGLGTTIFAEMSALATATGAINLGQGFPDTDGPEEVREAAVRALREGKGNQYPPGPGIPELRSAIADHQRRFYGIGLDPDTEVLVTAGATEGIAAAMLALLEPGDEVIAFEPFYDSYAACIAMAGAVRVPLTLRAPDFRPDLDALRDAVTPRTRLLLLNSPHNPTGMVLTPGELAAIAELARERDLLVVTDEVYEHLVFDGAHHPIAALPGMRERTVSISSAGKTFSFTGWKVGWVTGSPALVAAVRTAKQYLTYVSAGPFQYAVAEALRLPDSYFTTLRTDLLRKRDLLDAGLRAAGFTVYEPQGTYFITTDIAPFGEKDALAFCRALPERCGVVAVPSSVFYDDPEAGRSQVRFTFCKRDDVLRDAGGRLERAFRG; this is encoded by the coding sequence ATGACCACTACGGGAAGCTCCACGGGACACCTCGGCGGACGGCCGCTGCTCAACCGCCGGCTGGACGGACTCGGCACGACGATCTTCGCGGAGATGTCCGCGCTGGCCACAGCCACCGGCGCGATCAACCTGGGGCAGGGTTTCCCGGACACCGACGGTCCGGAGGAGGTCCGCGAGGCCGCGGTCCGGGCGCTGCGCGAGGGCAAGGGGAACCAGTACCCGCCGGGCCCGGGCATCCCGGAGCTCCGCTCGGCGATCGCCGACCACCAGCGCCGCTTCTACGGCATCGGCCTCGACCCCGACACCGAGGTCCTGGTCACCGCGGGGGCCACGGAGGGAATCGCCGCCGCGATGCTCGCCCTGCTGGAACCGGGCGACGAGGTCATCGCGTTCGAGCCGTTCTACGACTCGTACGCCGCCTGCATCGCCATGGCGGGCGCCGTCCGCGTACCGCTGACGCTCCGTGCCCCGGACTTCCGGCCCGACCTCGACGCCCTGCGGGACGCCGTCACGCCCCGCACCCGGCTGCTGCTGCTCAACTCGCCGCACAACCCCACCGGTATGGTCCTCACCCCCGGCGAGCTGGCGGCCATCGCGGAACTGGCGCGCGAACGCGATCTGCTCGTGGTCACCGACGAGGTCTACGAGCACCTGGTCTTCGACGGCGCCCACCACCCGATCGCGGCGCTGCCCGGCATGCGCGAGCGCACCGTCTCCATCTCGTCGGCCGGCAAGACGTTCTCGTTCACGGGATGGAAGGTCGGCTGGGTCACCGGGTCCCCCGCCCTCGTCGCGGCGGTCCGCACGGCGAAGCAGTATCTGACCTATGTGAGCGCCGGACCGTTCCAGTACGCCGTCGCCGAGGCCCTGCGGCTCCCGGACAGCTACTTCACCACCCTGCGGACCGATCTGCTGCGCAAGCGCGACCTGCTCGACGCGGGTCTGCGCGCCGCCGGATTCACCGTGTACGAGCCGCAGGGCACGTACTTCATCACCACCGACATCGCACCGTTCGGCGAGAAGGACGCCCTGGCGTTCTGCCGGGCGCTGCCGGAGCGGTGCGGCGTGGTCGCGGTGCCCAGTTCGGTGTTCTACGACGACCCGGAGGCGGGCCGCAGCCAAGTTCGTTTCACGTTCTGCAAGCGGGACGACGTGCTCCGTGACGCGGGCGGCCGGCTGGAGCGCGCTTTCCGGGGCTGA
- a CDS encoding DUF2617 family protein: MLTTLSTAYTDTRAADLAWALGREPLPALAVLDLELGGAKLQMRLLGASHQVLLEEEGGACSETVACIPGSSTPLPLGVAERVGDWGYEFSACVETLSACSFAGRAQELLALVADHPNGLAGTFPGSPHAFTAMLAQRREGQVHWRTWHAYPQEGQLVVTRTRVGVRIPVDA; the protein is encoded by the coding sequence ATGCTCACGACCCTCAGTACTGCCTACACCGACACTCGCGCCGCCGATCTGGCCTGGGCGCTGGGCCGCGAACCGCTGCCCGCGCTCGCGGTCCTCGATCTCGAACTCGGCGGCGCCAAGCTCCAGATGAGGCTGCTCGGCGCCTCCCACCAGGTGCTTCTGGAGGAGGAGGGCGGCGCCTGTTCCGAGACCGTCGCCTGCATCCCGGGAAGCAGCACTCCTTTACCGCTCGGCGTCGCGGAGCGCGTCGGTGACTGGGGATACGAGTTCTCGGCCTGCGTCGAGACGCTCTCGGCCTGCTCGTTCGCGGGGCGCGCGCAGGAGTTGCTCGCGCTGGTCGCCGACCATCCGAACGGCCTTGCCGGTACGTTCCCGGGCTCGCCGCACGCCTTCACCGCGATGCTCGCGCAGCGGCGCGAGGGCCAGGTGCACTGGCGCACCTGGCATGCGTACCCGCAGGAGGGGCAACTCGTGGTGACCCGCACGCGAGTTGGGGTGCGTATCCCCGTCGATGCCTGA